The following nucleotide sequence is from Ensifer adhaerens.
TATGATCCCCTTCCTCCTGCGCAACCGGTTTCCGCTCCTGCTGTGGTGGGGGCCACAGTATGTCTCGATCTACAACGAGGCCTATCGCCCTGTGCTCGGCGCCAAACACCCCTGGGCACTCGGCAAACCGGTCAGCCAATGCTGGAGCGAGATCTGGCATGTCTTGAAGCCGCTGATCGATACGCCCTTCCATGGCGGCCCTGCCACCTGGAACGATGACATCGAGCTCGAAATCAATAGACACGGCTTTCTGGAAGAAACCCATTTCACCATCGCCTACAGCCCCGTGCCGGACGAAACCGCAGAAAACGGGATCGGCGGCGTGCTCGCCACTGTCACCGAAATTACCGAGAAGGTGATCGGCGAGCGCCGTATCGTCGTCCTTCGGGACCTTGCGTCTCGCTCGGGCGATGCACGATCGCCCGACGAGGCCTGCGCGATCGCAACGGAAACATTCAAGACGCACGAACGAGACGTGCCCTTCGCCCTTCTCTACCTCGTGGAGCCCGGCCGCAAACGAGCAAGGCTTTCCGGATTGGCAGGCCTTAAGCCGAATCACGCGCTGTGCCCGGCAGAGGTAGAGTTGGCGCTAAAGGACAGTTCCGCAGGCTGGTATTTCGGTGCCGACCTGAAACCCATGCTTGTCGATGATCTCGGACGCCGTTTCCCGCCGTCCGCGAGCAAAAACCATCCCAATCTACCACATACGGCAGCCGTGCTTCCGTTGCCCGCGGCCAATGCCCGCGATGCCGCCGGTTTTCTCGTGGTCGGCTTCAATCCTCGCCTGAAGCTCGACGAGCACTACCACGATTTCTTGCATCTCATGCGAGCGCAGATCGCCAGCGCCATCGCCAATGCCCAGTCCTATGAGGACGAGCGTAAACGTTCCGAGGCACTCGCGGAGATAGACCGGGCGAAAACCGTCTTCTTTTCCAATGTCAGCCATGAGTTCCGTACGCCGATCACGCTGATGCTCGGTCACATCGAGGACCTGCTGGCCCGTAGCGGAGCGCGTCCGGACGATCACGACCGTCTGCTCATTGCCCATCGCAACTCGCTGCGCCTGCTCAAGCTGGTCAACATGTTGCTTGAATTCTCGCGCATCGAAGCCGGGCGCCTGCAAGCACGCTTCGAGCCGACGAACCTTGCAACGACGACGGCAGAGCTTGCCAGCGCCTTTCGATCGGCGATGGAAATGGCCGGGCTGAACCTGACCGTCGATACGCCGCCGCTGCCAGAACCGGCCTATGTCGATCGCGAGATGTGGGAGAAAATCGTCCTCAACCTCCTCTCCAATGCCCTCAAATTCACGCTCAGGGGCGATGTCGCCGTCAAACTCGCGGACGATGGCGACAATTTCGTCCTGACGGTCCGCGATACCGGCATCGGCATTCCTGCCAACGAGATGCCCCGCCTTTTCGAGCGCTTCCATCGCGTCGAAGGCGCAAGGGGTCGCAGCCAGGAGGGCTCAGGCATCGGGCTCGCCTTCGTCCAGGAATTGGTGAAACTTCATGATGGAACGGTCTCAGCCGAAAGTCGCCTCGACGAAGGCACGTGACAATCCCCAAAGGCAGTCGTGCTCCTGCGCAGCACCGCAACGGCAATGGCGAGGATCGCTCGTCGAGGACCGTCGGCGCCGCGCCGTTCGTGGAGGAGGCGCTGCGATGGCTGCCAGATCATCCGTCCTCGGATGCGGGTCTGCCTGAGGTCGACCCGGCGCCGCATCCGCCGGAAAAACGAAACGGCAGCCGCCGAACCCTGCTGGTCGTCGATGACAACGCCGATATGCGCGACTACCTACGCCGCCTTCTCAGCGCGCAATACGATCTCAAGATCGCCGGCAACGGCGAAGACGCGCTCGCCGCCGTCGGGTCGCAAAAGCCGGACCTGATCCTCACGGACATCATGATGCCAGGCTTCGATGGGATCGAACTGCTCAGGCGCCTGCGCACGGACGCGCGTACCAACACCGTGCCGGTCATCGTTCTGTCGGCGCGAGCCGGTGAGGAGAGCCGTATCGAGGGCATGCAGGCGGGCGCCGACGACTACTTGATCAAGCCCTTCAGCGCACGCGAGCTTTTGGCCCGGATCGAGGCGCACCTGAAGATGTCGCAGTATCGCATGGAAGCCGCGGAGACCCTGCGCGCGAGCGAAGAGCGTTTCCGTGCTCTGGTCACCGCGAGTTCGGATATCGTCTACCGCATGGGTCCCGACTGGCACGAGATGCGGTTTCTGCAAGGCAAGGACTTCGTTGCCGACACGGACGAGCCAAGCGACAGTTGGCTCGAAACTTACATTCCGCCTGAAGACCAGACGCTGATGCTGATGCTCGCGCGCATCGGCGATGCCATCGACAACAAGGCCGCTTTCGAAATGGAGCACCGGGTCATTCGTCGCGACGGCGGCCTTGGATGGACCCATTCGCGCGCCATACCGATGCTCGACAGCAACGGGGACATCGCCGAGTGGTTCGGTGCGGCGCGTGACATCACCGACCGCAAGCGGGCTGAAGAGACCCGGAAACGTCTGCTCAGCGAACTCAGCCATCGGGTCAAGAACATGCTCGCGTCGGTCCAGGCGATCGCGCAGCATACGTTGCGCTCGGCCAAGAACCCCGCCGACTTTGCCGCCAGCTTCAGCGGACGCCTGCAGTCAATGTCGCGCATGCACTCGCTTCTGACCCGAACGGCTTGGGAAGGGGCTGACCTCGGCGACATCATTCGCGATCAGCTCTTGTGGGGAACTGCCGACGAGCGTCGAGTCACGACCTCCGGTCCACCCGTGCGATTCGATGCGCAGACGGCAACGCATATGGCGATGGTCCTGCACGAACTCGGGACCAACGCAGCAAAACACGGTGCGCTTTCCTTAAGCAATGGAACTGTGTCGATCGATTGGAACGTGAGCGGCAATGCGCTTTGTCTCAACTGGACAGAACAGGGCGGACCACCACTCAAGACGCCGCTCAGTCCAGGCTTCGGCACCAGCCTGATCGAGAAGGTCGCGACGGGCGGCGGCGGAAGCGCCCGCCTGACGACCGAGGCAGATGGCATGCGCTGGGAAGTGCGGCTGCCGCTCGAAGCCCATGTTCCGCCAAGTACCCTGTCGGACTTGGAGGAGCCTGTGAGAGAAACGCCGGCGGCCAACGCCCCGGCCGCGTCGACGAAGCTGAAGGGAAAGCGAATATTGGTGGTTGAGGATGAAGCGCTGATCGCCTTCGAAATTGCCGCGATTCTCGAGGAAGAGGATGCTGAGGTCGCCGGCCCGGCCGCGACACCCGGCGATGCGCTACGTCTGATCGACGAGATGACGCTGGATGCCGCGCTGCTCGACGCCAATTTGCGCGGCCAACCGGTTGACGCGATCGCCGCTGCGTTGGCCGACAAGAAAGTCCCCTTCGTCTTCGTATCCGGCTACGGTCGCGAGGCTCTGCCCCCGGGCTTTGCCGACACCGCTCTGCTGGCAAAGCCGTTCAACCCTCGACAATTGCTCGAGGCCGCTGCCCTGCTCGTCGCCGAGCCCAAGTCCATCCTTCGTTTTCGGCACTGAGGGACCGCGCTTGATCGAGCCTTCTTTCCTTCGGAAACCGTTGCATTTCGGCTCGCTTGCGTTAGCTTTTCAGAACGCGCCGCAAAGCGGCGGCGGCCTTTCGCAACGTGTGGCCATCACCGATGCGGTTCCACTTCGGGTTCGTGGGAGCGATCAATATGCTGGTCGACAATAGTAGCGCGAACGCCTCCGAACAGTCCAATCGCGAGAGCGAGGCGCGGTTCCGCGAGATCTTCGAAAACGCCGGCGTCGCGGTGTGGGAGCAAGACTTCTCCGCAGTCTGCGATCTGCTGGATCAGCTTCGCTCGGATGGCGTCGAGGATCTGCGCGCCCACCTGAAGGCTCACCCCAGCCGCCTGGACGAAGCAATCGCGCAGGTGCGTATCGTCGACGTCAATCCTTTCACCGTGGAACTGTTCGAGGCCACCGAGAAGGACGAGTTGCTGCGTTCACTCTCGAACGTTTTTCTGCCGGAGACGACGCCGATCTTCCTAGAAGAACTGATGGCGCTCTGGCAGGGCCAGAGGCGCTTCGGCAGCGAAGCCGTCGTGCAGACGCTGCGCGGGCGGCGGCTGGATGTGGTCTTCACTGTCACGTTTGAAGGCGCACGCTGCGAACGCACCTATGTCAGCATCCTCGATATTTCCCAGCGCAAAGCCGCCGAGCGTCGCTTGCGGGCGGTCGACCGGATAGCCAAGGCAATCGCCAGCAACCTTGATCTCGATCACATAGTTCAGACGGTGACCGACGCCGCCACCGAGCTTGCCGGGGCGAAGTTCGGCGCCTTCTTCTACAATCTCGCCGACCCGGACGGCGAGCGTTACACGCTTTACACCCTGTCAGGCGTACCGCGCGCGGCCTTCGAAAATTTCCAGTTGCCCCGCAACACCGCCGTGTTCGAGCCTACCTTTCGCGGTCTCGGCATCGTGCGCTCCGACGACATCCGAACCGACCCGCGCTACGGACAGTCCGCACCACATTTCGGCATGCCGGAGGGGCACCTGCCAGTGGCAAGCTACCTCGCGGTTCCCGTGGTTTCACGGTCCGGTGATGTTCACGGCGGGCTCTTCTTTGGCCATGATCTCCCTGGTGTCTTTACCGCCGAGACCGAGGCGACGGTTACCTCGATCGCCGCACATGCTGCGATCGCCATCGACAACGCCCATCTGCTCAAGGCAGCGGAACATGAGCTGGCGATCCGCCGCGCGACGGAACGCGCGGCCCAGCAACTGGCGGCGATCGTCGAATCCTCGGAAGATGCGATCCTGTCGATAGATCTGGACGGCATCATCACCAGTTGGAACATCGGCGCCGAGCGCCTTTACGGCTACACGGTAGAAGAAGCGGTCGGCAGCCCGGTCACGCTGTTGATCCCGGAGGAACGCCTCGGCGAAGAACTGGAGATCCTGTCAAAGGTTCGTGCCGGCCAGCGCGTCGACCACTTCGAAACCTTCAGGCAGCGCAAGGATGGCGGGCTCATCCCGATATCGCTGCGGATCTCGCCGATCCGCGACAATGCCGGCGAGGTCATCGGCGCGTCGAAGATTGCCCGCGACATCAGCGAGCGCCGGCAGGCCGAGCAGCAGAAGGACCTGCTGATCCAGGAGATGGCGCACCGGGTGAAGAACCTGTTCATGGTTTCGAGTAGCGTCGTGTCGCTGAGTGCCAAGGCCGCCGCATCCGCCGAAGAGCTGGCGTCTGCCGTCGTCGCGCGGTTAGGGTCGCTGGCGCGCGCACACGTGCTCACCTTGCCGACGCCCGATCGTGATGGCGCAAGCGAAGGCCGAGCGAACCTGCAGGCGCTGCTTTCGACATTGCTTTCGCCCTATGACGGCGAAACGCCACAGGGACTTCGCCGGGTCACGGCGCGAGGCTGCGATTTTGGCATCTCGCGCGCTGCGATTACCGGCTTTTCGCTGGTCGTGCACGAGTTCGCCACCAACGCCGCTAAGTACGGCGCCCTCTCGACCGCCACCGGTTCCCTCGACATCGAATGCATCGATCGCGGCGAGACCCTGGAACTCAAATGGACCGAACAGGGCGGGCCTCAGGTAACCCAGACCGAGACCGAGGGCTTCGGCACCAAGCTCGCCAAGCTGACGATCGAAAGGCAGTTCGGTGGCGAAATTCTCCGCCAGTGGCACTCGGAAGGCCTGATCATACGCCTGATCGTCCCCAAGGACCGCCTGCAGCCGCCGGAGTGAGGAGCGCCTTTCAGGCGGCAAGCGCCATCGACGGCCGTGTGCACGTCATTCCGGCTTGCGGCCACTACGTTCCACTGGAGCGGCCGTCGGCGCTGAATGCCATCCTTGCGGGCGTGACCGGCTCTTTTGCCCTTGCCTGATCTGCGTTATCTTTTCCTGGCGGATTAAACGCCAAAAAGCCCGCCGGATTTCTCCAGGCGGGCTTTTTTGTGATTTGGTTGCGGGGCAGGATCTAATCTTCACTTGCTCCCGAGCAAGTGAAGCCGACGTCGATCATAACTTGCAATCGACGCCAGCAAAGATGGTGGCGGGAGGGCACAACCATCGTTACTGGCGATCGAGTGGTGGCGGACATTTGCGTGTCGACGTGGCACCACACGCGCAGGAAGCGGCACCCGAAGGATGCAGTTTTCTTTCAGGCTTATTCCGAGCAGCTGTGTAGGCATTTATGATGAGCCTCGTCGCCAAATCCAATCACGCATGGCATGAACTGATTATTGGGTCCCTCACTTCTCACAGCCAAGTGGTCGTTGTTCGACACAAGGTAGGCCAACGGGCGCATCAGCTTGAACGGGAAATGCACGGGTGGCGATTGCAGACTGGCAATTACCAACGGCCGGCCTGCGTTCCGCGTGGCTGCCTCGATTAGCCACACCGTAAGTTCGTCGTTGTCCACACTGTCGGGAGCCAGACGAAGGACACGTTTGCCCTTTTCAATCCGCTCCACGGCCCCCCAGCTTGGATGACCAAATTGGTCATTCGACACGTGCCTTCGCGCTCGCCGTAGATTTCGCTCATGCGCCGGTGGACTTCTGCTGACGTGCAATCGCTTTGAAGGGCAGATAAGCGCCCGTTCCGTTCGGCAACCTTGCCGAAGAAGGGAATAAGTGGCAACGGCCATACCTGTTGGTTTTCACGCGGAACTGAGCCGGTTAGGCGCCTAATTTCCATTGAGGATTGAGCCATGTGAACCTTCCCTCAACGCGGAGAGCCACGAGGGCAACGGAGTCCACCAACCTCAGCTTCAGCGAATGGGCCACGGTCTTCGGTGACGCCAAGATAACCGCTTTGCTCGACCGCCTGACCACCGTCGCCATATCATGGAAGCCGCAAAACGACAGCTTCCGCTTCAAGGCTAGGTCGGCCGCCGCCGCACAGAAAAGAGGAAAAAAGCTCAGTTCCGCGTGGAAACCGACCGGCTTATCCTTACCTTTCATAAGAAGACGTTCACCGGCTGGGTGATCCCAAGCTCGACCCGCGGTATGAAGCGGTGCGTGTGTTTGCTGCGGAAGTCATCTGATTGATCCTTCGCGGTGAGATATTCCTCTTCTTGATTCATCGATATTCTATTCTGCTTGGCTCACGCCTCGGCCAGCGACGCCGCGACATCGGCAATCGAGCGGAAGAGGACAAGTGGATCGTCCTTCGACGGCAAGAAGCCACGCCGTTGCCAGAAACCGGCAGCTTCATCATCCACGGCATTGACCATCAGCGCTCGCCCGCCCACCAGACCGGCCGCCTGGACGCAACGCTGCAGCGCGTGTTTGACGAGACCCGTCCCAATCCCCTGCCCCGCCCATCCGGTATCGGTGGCAAGCTGGCCAAGAAGAAGGCACGGAACCGGATTGGGCGGCTGGCCTGTGCGAATCGAGCGCGGCATGACCGACGGCACCACGGCCGTCGGCGCCAGACCATAATAGCCGACGACGCGCCCCGCCTCATGGACGACCAAAATGGCGGTGAAGCCCTTCTGCTGATTGGAAAGCGCGCGCGTCTTCAGCCAGTGATCGAGCGTCGGCTTGCCGCAAGAGAATTCAGACACATCATGCGCGGCGGTAAGCGGTTCGGGAGTGGATAACGCCACGACTTACCGCTTCGGCTCGTAGCCGGCTTCCCATGGTGCGGGCCGTTTCGCCAACTCGACCATTTCGGGAGCAGGCGCTGCCGGGGCGGCGAGAACCTCCATGAACGCATCGAAGCCTTCCGGGCTCATACGGATCAGGCTTTGCTCCATCACGACCTCCTCGGCCGCGCGCACGGCGGCATCGCGCACGAAGTCGGTGCGCGAGCGGCCGCGCAGCGACGCCGCACGATCGATCATCGCGACATCCGCTTCCGGCAGTCGCATCGAGATGGGGTGTTCCTTGCGTTCCGCTGTGGTGGCCATGAGTCGTCTCCTTTGAAGGCAAGATAGTGGATTGTATTGTAATTAGCAATACAATAGTATCATCCCCATGTTGAGCGATCACGAAACAGCGGCGTCGACACGACCGACCATCGGTTCGGGCGCGCGTAGGTTATTTCGCTATGCCCTCGCGCGCGGCTGTGATCAGTGATCATGGCACGGAGTTCACTTCGAACGCCATGCTGGCCTGGAGCGAAGAGAAAGGCGTCGCCTGGCACTTCATCGCTCCCGGCAAGCCCATGCAAACCGGCATCTGTGAAGCCTTTAATTCAAAGATGAGGGACGAACTCCTGAACGAGACACTGTTTTTCGGCCTCGATCACCGCACGGCCATCCGCACCGTCTTATTGACGTCAATAAAGACAGTCAGTGCCACCGCAAGGGACGGCTATTGCGGCGGCCGCGTAAACAACTTCCGGAACAACGCTTCTGAATGCTCCAAACCTTCATCGGTGAGGATCAAAGACTTCGACTTGTTGACCGGGTCGCCGATCATGCCCTTCTTGTGAAGCCGATCCGTTGCTGCCCAGTCGAATCCCTTCCAGGCGCACCGCTCGTTATGCAGCGTCAGCCATAACAGCGCCAAAACGGCATCGTCGATCTTGTCCTCGTCGATCTCCATGAACCCACATTACC
It contains:
- a CDS encoding sensor histidine kinase; amino-acid sequence: MIDNFDWSPTPLGPMENWSPTLKIMIPFLLRNRFPLLLWWGPQYVSIYNEAYRPVLGAKHPWALGKPVSQCWSEIWHVLKPLIDTPFHGGPATWNDDIELEINRHGFLEETHFTIAYSPVPDETAENGIGGVLATVTEITEKVIGERRIVVLRDLASRSGDARSPDEACAIATETFKTHERDVPFALLYLVEPGRKRARLSGLAGLKPNHALCPAEVELALKDSSAGWYFGADLKPMLVDDLGRRFPPSASKNHPNLPHTAAVLPLPAANARDAAGFLVVGFNPRLKLDEHYHDFLHLMRAQIASAIANAQSYEDERKRSEALAEIDRAKTVFFSNVSHEFRTPITLMLGHIEDLLARSGARPDDHDRLLIAHRNSLRLLKLVNMLLEFSRIEAGRLQARFEPTNLATTTAELASAFRSAMEMAGLNLTVDTPPLPEPAYVDREMWEKIVLNLLSNALKFTLRGDVAVKLADDGDNFVLTVRDTGIGIPANEMPRLFERFHRVEGARGRSQEGSGIGLAFVQELVKLHDGTVSAESRLDEGT
- a CDS encoding response regulator; translation: MTIPKGSRAPAQHRNGNGEDRSSRTVGAAPFVEEALRWLPDHPSSDAGLPEVDPAPHPPEKRNGSRRTLLVVDDNADMRDYLRRLLSAQYDLKIAGNGEDALAAVGSQKPDLILTDIMMPGFDGIELLRRLRTDARTNTVPVIVLSARAGEESRIEGMQAGADDYLIKPFSARELLARIEAHLKMSQYRMEAAETLRASEERFRALVTASSDIVYRMGPDWHEMRFLQGKDFVADTDEPSDSWLETYIPPEDQTLMLMLARIGDAIDNKAAFEMEHRVIRRDGGLGWTHSRAIPMLDSNGDIAEWFGAARDITDRKRAEETRKRLLSELSHRVKNMLASVQAIAQHTLRSAKNPADFAASFSGRLQSMSRMHSLLTRTAWEGADLGDIIRDQLLWGTADERRVTTSGPPVRFDAQTATHMAMVLHELGTNAAKHGALSLSNGTVSIDWNVSGNALCLNWTEQGGPPLKTPLSPGFGTSLIEKVATGGGGSARLTTEADGMRWEVRLPLEAHVPPSTLSDLEEPVRETPAANAPAASTKLKGKRILVVEDEALIAFEIAAILEEEDAEVAGPAATPGDALRLIDEMTLDAALLDANLRGQPVDAIAAALADKKVPFVFVSGYGREALPPGFADTALLAKPFNPRQLLEAAALLVAEPKSILRFRH
- a CDS encoding PAS domain S-box protein, which translates into the protein MLVDNSSANASEQSNRESEARFREIFENAGVAVWEQDFSAVCDLLDQLRSDGVEDLRAHLKAHPSRLDEAIAQVRIVDVNPFTVELFEATEKDELLRSLSNVFLPETTPIFLEELMALWQGQRRFGSEAVVQTLRGRRLDVVFTVTFEGARCERTYVSILDISQRKAAERRLRAVDRIAKAIASNLDLDHIVQTVTDAATELAGAKFGAFFYNLADPDGERYTLYTLSGVPRAAFENFQLPRNTAVFEPTFRGLGIVRSDDIRTDPRYGQSAPHFGMPEGHLPVASYLAVPVVSRSGDVHGGLFFGHDLPGVFTAETEATVTSIAAHAAIAIDNAHLLKAAEHELAIRRATERAAQQLAAIVESSEDAILSIDLDGIITSWNIGAERLYGYTVEEAVGSPVTLLIPEERLGEELEILSKVRAGQRVDHFETFRQRKDGGLIPISLRISPIRDNAGEVIGASKIARDISERRQAEQQKDLLIQEMAHRVKNLFMVSSSVVSLSAKAAASAEELASAVVARLGSLARAHVLTLPTPDRDGASEGRANLQALLSTLLSPYDGETPQGLRRVTARGCDFGISRAAITGFSLVVHEFATNAAKYGALSTATGSLDIECIDRGETLELKWTEQGGPQVTQTETEGFGTKLAKLTIERQFGGEILRQWHSEGLIIRLIVPKDRLQPPE
- a CDS encoding GNAT family N-acetyltransferase, with amino-acid sequence MALSTPEPLTAAHDVSEFSCGKPTLDHWLKTRALSNQQKGFTAILVVHEAGRVVGYYGLAPTAVVPSVMPRSIRTGQPPNPVPCLLLGQLATDTGWAGQGIGTGLVKHALQRCVQAAGLVGGRALMVNAVDDEAAGFWQRRGFLPSKDDPLVLFRSIADVAASLAEA
- a CDS encoding DUF1778 domain-containing protein, producing MATTAERKEHPISMRLPEADVAMIDRAASLRGRSRTDFVRDAAVRAAEEVVMEQSLIRMSPEGFDAFMEVLAAPAAPAPEMVELAKRPAPWEAGYEPKR
- a CDS encoding DUF6429 family protein, whose protein sequence is MEIDEDKIDDAVLALLWLTLHNERCAWKGFDWAATDRLHKKGMIGDPVNKSKSLILTDEGLEHSEALFRKLFTRPPQ